In the Anomalospiza imberbis isolate Cuckoo-Finch-1a 21T00152 chromosome 3, ASM3175350v1, whole genome shotgun sequence genome, GTCATTTCCTTTGTCATTTGTTCTGAACAAGAACAGACTATTCAGGCTCAAGGGGACTGTCCCCTGGCTTGTCCCATGCTTGTGTTATCCTGGAAACCTtattctgcagctgctgtgaatTATTCAGTGAAGTGGATATTTATTCAGGACTAATAAATTCTTGGTGAGCTGCTCATGATTTGATGCTGTCAGGTAGCTGGTGCAGGTGCCATTTGCAGCAGCATTGCTCCTAGAGCATGGAGTTCAAAGTTCCTCTGTGGAAGGGGACTTTCTTTCCCACAGATCACTCCAGAGGGCTGTTGAGGTGTTTTACCCACATGATTCATAGCAAGAGAACATACCTGTTCCCTGAGCTTGTGAAAATACTGGCTTCTAGTCCTGTTTATTTCAACTGAGCTTAAGCTACAAAGGCAGCAAGATCCCAGTGCTCTCTTTTTAAGCAACTGTCCTAAGTCTCTGCTCATGTCCTCATGTACTGCTTTCCTTTAACTGCATGAGGTGTAGATAATGCAAGATTAGGCTTTTTCAAAGGAGCAGTTGAGAGCAATTCACCCTCTAATAACTCTCTGCCTGGTGGCCAGGGCTGCTTTCCAGGATGTGCTGGCTTGGATCCCCTCAGCTGGAGAATGGCACTGAACCCACACCTTACTGCTGCCTCCATGAGCAGCCCTTGGTGAACATCTTGCTCTTGGCACATTAGATgacaaagagagaaagaagcaaGACTGCTTTTGAAGAAACCAGGGCATGCCCTGTGAGATGCTTGGGTGACCCAGCACGGTCTGGGGCTGCAGGTTAGGTCAGGGTATATTGGCAAGAGTGTGCTTCCCAGCTGTGGACACCAGCCACCTTCCCATGGCTGACAGGGTGGGAAGACTCACAGGGTCTCCGTCCTCCAGGGTTGgagaagctctttgaaaagTGCAAAATCAAATAAATGCATGGATAGCCTGGAGGGTGGAGACAGAAGCTGCTTTGAGGTGGAACAGCTGGGAAGAAGCACTTCAAGGAAGTCATGCTCAAGTCTTTTAGTCACAGTCCCAGATCCTACCAGGAAACCTGTGGCAGAGCACAGACGTCAATTTGACTCTTGGACTCTGGGGAACATGGTTCCCTCACCTTTAGCATGAACTGTTAGCCAGATCTTCCTGGAAGGATAGTCTATATTTACTCAGTTTGCCAACTCTTTAACTTCATCTAAACTGGATGACTCAAGCTGCTGAGGAAACCAGAAAAATAGGGAAGTATCAGATTTATTGAGATACCTGGGACTTTATGACCACTTGCCCCGCAGTTTGGGGGCACGCACCCTCCTCACATGGTCATGTCTTCGCCTCTGTGACTtgagcacagccaggagggTACAAGAGTTACAAATCCTTTTGCAGTAGAGCAAGGATGTTGAAGTAGCTGTCAGTGCAAATACCCCCTTTCAGAGCAGAAGGCCAAGGTAACTGTGCAATTAAAATGCAAGGAAGGTGTTTTGAGAGGTAAAAGAAACAGTGTTCTGTTAAAATACTCTCGACAGAATAGTGGAAGAGAAAGATTTTTGTCTGCAGCAACTACATTTCCAGCAGTCTTTGTCTGGCTTTGCCTTTACAAGAAGTCTGTCGCATTTCCTTATTATTTAAAGGAACAGGGTGAGTAGCGAAAGTGAAAATCACTTTATCCCAGCACGGATGCCGTGTCCTCACACCCACGATCACGATCCCGGGCTGAGCTGGCTGTCCCCCATGTGGAGCTGCCGCCGCTCCAGAGCGCCGATGTCAGAGGAGCGCGGCGGGCAGGAGCGGCCGGAGGTGAGCGGCGGGAGACTCACGGGGGCGAGGCCGGCTCCCGGGGGCAacctggagaggagagaaaCTGCGGGGAGTTTATTTCTGCAGGAGAAAGAGCGAGTCGGGCCTCCCGGAGGGGCGTCGAACCCAGCCGGcccccggggctggggctctCCGGGGGGATTTTCAGGCAGCTTCTGCCCGGCAGCGCCGTGACCCGGACTTTCCCCCGGCTCCCGGCGGCTGACGAGAGCCGGCGGTCCCGGGGGGCGGTCCCCGCGGGGGAGCAGTGCGGGATGGGGCGGCCGGGTGGTCCCGGGTTCCCGATGCAGGCGGGCGCCATGTGACAGCCATGTGGGCGGCGGCTCCGCCCCGGGCCACTCCGGCACCTGGCGGCGGCAcccccggcccggggcggcgCGTCCCctgccccggcccgccccggcccgccctGCCCTTGTactcccttccctctgctcccctgcagTCGCACCCCCCGCGGGCCGGGGGAGCCCTgcgggcggctcggcggcgccgggATGTCGTGCGCCgtccccgcggcggcggcgggggccagCGCGCTGTCCCGGGGCGCGGCGGCCGAGGGCGGCCAGCAGGTATGGACCGGGCCGGGATGGATGCTGCGGGCGGGCGGGCACATGGGGCTGAGTCACGCCGGGCAGCGCCGTGGAGTGGGTGCCCGCTGCCCCTGCGCATCGGCCCTTCTTTTCCcggcttttctttttcagcgCGGCCGCCGTGCTGGCTCTTCCCGGGTGGGAGCGCGGGCGAACTGCCGGCGGTGCGCGGAAAGCGCCGGGGCACGGCGCGGGCAGCGGCTTTTCCCCAGCCGCGGGCAGCCGGGAAGGGAGCAGGGCTTTCTTCCCCGCTGCTCGCACCTCCGCCCCGTCGGCCGCGCTGGAGCGAGGCAGGTGTAAAGTCCTGCCCGCCGGGCAGAGCGGGAGCGCCGGTCCCCGCTCGGGTACCCAGCTTCTCCCATCAGTAGCGGTGCCCCTGCCCGCGGGGCTCTGCGGCATCCCCCGGGCAGCCTGCCGGCTTCCACCCCTCCGCTTCGGGTCTGCCTGTGCAGTGGGGCAGAGGGATGCGCTGCACTTTGCAGGGACCGTAAGGTCTCTGGGAGGCCGAGGATCAGCGCTGTAAAATTGGAATTGTTCGTTCTCAGAAAGTTACACACCCGACTTCGAGCATGTTCTGTGTGCATCTTACAAATTAACGAAATGTTTCTGGTTGATGCCTTCCAGAGTCGTGAAGAAGATGACAGAAAAGtaaggaggagagaaaaaaatcgAGTTGCTGCACAGAGGAGCCGGAAGAAGCAAACTCAGAAAGCAGATAAACTTCACGAGGTGAATGGATACTTGGTGCTTTGCAGGCATGGCTTGGGTACCAAGCACGGGACTTTACAATAAACAGGAATTCTTAAGCAGGCGTGGGCCTGTCTTCACATAATCCTGCTCAGAGAGCTGTGGGTGTAAGGCACAGAAAAGCGTGCTGTGGGATGCCTAGTTGGGAACTCCCAGACACTGTTGCTGCTCTTGGACAGTGCAGCTCTGCCTTCAGTGACACTGCTAGGAAGGGAGAGACATGGTCCAGCCCTTGTTTCATCCTCCCTCTTTTGCTCTTCCTGTGACCACCCAAAGAATGGGATCACAGGGCTCCTTTGGGCTACATTTTCTTCTGTACTGGTGTTAAGCTTAT is a window encoding:
- the BATF3 gene encoding basic leucine zipper transcriptional factor ATF-like 3 isoform X1, which codes for MPCPHTHDHDPGLSWLSPMWSCRRSRAPMSEERGGQERPESREEDDRKVRRREKNRVAAQRSRKKQTQKADKLHEEYESLEQENTSLKREIGKLTDEMKHLSEVLKDHEKICPLLHCTMNFVTIPRPDALASCLPR
- the BATF3 gene encoding basic leucine zipper transcriptional factor ATF-like 3 isoform X2, which encodes MSCAVPAAAAGASALSRGAAAEGGQQSREEDDRKVRRREKNRVAAQRSRKKQTQKADKLHEEYESLEQENTSLKREIGKLTDEMKHLSEVLKDHEKICPLLHCTMNFVTIPRPDALASCLPR